From the genome of Carettochelys insculpta isolate YL-2023 chromosome 12, ASM3395843v1, whole genome shotgun sequence, one region includes:
- the LOC142019824 gene encoding LOW QUALITY PROTEIN: uncharacterized protein LOC142019824 (The sequence of the model RefSeq protein was modified relative to this genomic sequence to represent the inferred CDS: inserted 1 base in 1 codon) produces the protein MASSPPQLLAQPAPLLPSWAHADSTSPTSSSDSYSLSPSALLASQEPLHSCLVGRPHTLPPKHQAEPCRSGRGARGRAGCGQRQSASEREKLRMRNLAKALHTLRCYLPPSVAPASQSLTKIETLRLATRYISHLSQLLGLSEEALAQRRAGAPRSCRLCPEGLGCCQARAAGLRAAPPAQWEGSPVATEAWVSPAYCPAAETEPQPLRALGADTAAWRSAPPCPGAGTPLQLFSTQPTGAGCWVPPTSCSDAGTPLELLGAQGSDLMAWGSPATCPKAGIHLGPPRRQSTDTEPWGSPLSCTDAAAPPEATGTGAADARHWTSAMHCPRLAACYQAGPTSPPLAWPGGPSPSPXQGHRGSAEPAGQHQRAASPEDVRSRTSAAPGCRDTGSFPQ, from the exons ATGGCCAGCTCTCCGCCCCAGCTCctagcccagcctgccccactgctccccagctgggcccaCGCGGACTCCacctctcccacctcctcctcagaCTCCTACAGCCTGTCCCCTTCTGCGCTCCTGGCTTCCCAAGAGCCGCTCCACAGCTGCCTCGTTGGGCGCCCGCACACTCTGCCCCCCAAGCACCAGGCAGAGCCCTGCCGCAGCGGGCGTGGGGCGCGCGGCCGGGCGGGCTGCGGGCAGAGGCAGAGCGCCAGCGAGCGGGAGAAGCTGCGCATGAGGAACCTGGCCAAGGCGCTCCACACCCTGAGATGCTACCTGCCTCCCTCGGTGGCACCCGCCAGCCAGAGCCTGACCAAGATTGAGACCCTGCGCCTGGCCACCCGCTACATCTCCCACCTgtcgcagctgctggggctcagcgAGGAGGCGCTGGCCCAGAGGAGGGCGGGCGCGCCCCGGAGCTGCCGCCTGTGCCccgaggggctgggctgctgccaggccagggccGCAGGGCTGCGGGCAGCACCTCCGGCCCAGTGGGAAGGGTCCCCCGTGGCCACGGAGGCCTGGGTGTCGCCCGCctactgccctgctgcagagacAGAGCCGCAGCCGCTCCGGGCCCTCGGCGCAGACACGGCCGCTTGGcgctcagcccctccctgccccggtGCAGGGACACCCCTGCAGCTGTTTTCCACACAGCCTACTGGAGCCGGGTGCTGggtgccccccacctcctgctctgacGCAGGGACGCCCCTGGAGCTCCTTGGGGCTCAGGGCTCAGACTTAATGGCCTGGGGCTCGCCCGCCACCTGCCCCAAGGCCGGGATCCATCTCGGGCCCCCCAGGCGGCAGAGCACAGACACAGAGCCTTGGGGctcacccctctcctgcaccgaCGCAGCTGCCCCACCTGAGGCCACTGGGACTGGAGCTGCAGATGCGAGGCACTGGACATCGGCCATGCACTGTCCCCGGCTCGCTGCTTGCTACCAG GCAGGGCCCACATCCCCCCCGCTGGCCTGGCCcggtggccccagccccagcc cgcaaGGCCACCGCGGCAGCGCCGAGCCGGCCGGGCAGCACCAGCGGGCAGCCAGCCCTGAAGACGTGAGGAGCAGAACGTCGGCCGCGCCGGGCTGCAGAGACACGGGGAGCTTCCCGCAGTAG